From one Methylomonas paludis genomic stretch:
- a CDS encoding right-handed parallel beta-helix repeat-containing protein, with protein sequence MAYNGEAPILDASNIAYGLYDPFFLLNGQNIIVSGFEVRNGGTGIYLQGNNDTVSNMKVHHVLGTGILAKGDYSVVQNSTVYQTCLDHYNYLIGNGGHSGWGTGISAARNPVTGITRHAQLTGNTVYNVWGEGLSTYEADGTLISNNTVYDNWAENTYISDASNVLFKDNLVYNTANNVVGKRANLLSLADEVASVPRSTNNVVINNMFLNGNLDAFSWTIVSGSGLSNAFITNNTLVNGTLNTGNINQASVVENNIFFRNDGGAVAAVPTLSGLQFTNNIWSSKPAFIDPNDWITNPQLALTGTITAGTLSKTYFAISATSPAISDGQPVLVTVSNYTVSSQATNLNVGAYITDPIKYTAS encoded by the coding sequence TTGGCCTATAACGGCGAAGCCCCCATCCTGGATGCCAGCAATATAGCTTATGGCCTTTATGATCCGTTTTTTTTGCTGAATGGACAAAATATCATCGTATCCGGCTTTGAAGTCCGTAACGGTGGTACCGGCATCTATCTGCAAGGTAATAACGATACTGTCAGTAATATGAAAGTGCATCATGTATTGGGTACCGGCATTCTGGCCAAAGGCGATTATAGCGTCGTCCAAAACAGCACCGTTTATCAAACCTGTCTGGATCATTATAATTATCTGATCGGCAATGGTGGTCATTCCGGCTGGGGTACAGGTATCAGTGCAGCACGTAACCCTGTTACCGGCATTACCCGCCATGCCCAATTGACAGGCAATACTGTTTATAACGTTTGGGGTGAAGGTCTTTCTACTTATGAAGCAGATGGTACCCTCATCAGCAATAATACCGTTTATGATAACTGGGCAGAAAACACCTATATTTCTGATGCCTCTAATGTGTTGTTTAAAGATAATCTGGTTTATAACACCGCTAACAATGTAGTGGGTAAAAGAGCTAATTTATTATCTTTAGCCGACGAAGTCGCCTCAGTTCCCCGTTCTACCAATAATGTAGTCATTAACAATATGTTTTTGAACGGCAACCTCGACGCCTTTTCCTGGACTATTGTTTCCGGCAGTGGTTTGAGCAATGCCTTCATTACTAATAATACTTTAGTTAACGGCACCTTAAATACCGGCAATATTAATCAAGCTTCTGTTGTGGAAAACAATATTTTCTTCCGCAACGATGGCGGCGCAGTCGCAGCAGTGCCCACATTAAGCGGCTTACAATTTACCAACAATATCTGGTCAAGCAAACCTGCATTTATTGACCCTAACGATTGGATTACCAATCCACAACTGGCCTTAACCGGTACCATCACTGCAGGCACTTTGAGCAAAACCTATTTCGCCATCAGTGCAACATCTCCTGCCATCAGTGACGGCCAACCTGTGCTGGTGACCGTATCTAACTACACTGTTAGCAGTCAAGCCACTAATTTGAATGTAGGTGCTTATATCACCGATCCTATTAAATACACTGCCTCTTAA
- the ybgC gene encoding tol-pal system-associated acyl-CoA thioesterase encodes MTEFSWPVRVYYEDTDAGGVVFYANYLKFFERARTELLRSLGFELDKMQREDQVLFVVRSVQVDYLKPARLDDLLAVSATVIDYKKTSFTFAQAITKPAEHLCQATVRIACIDAATLKPKLIPTAILELLSR; translated from the coding sequence ATGACGGAATTTAGTTGGCCGGTACGTGTCTATTACGAAGATACCGATGCCGGTGGCGTAGTGTTTTACGCCAATTATCTGAAGTTTTTTGAACGCGCCCGCACCGAATTGCTGCGCAGCCTGGGTTTTGAGCTGGATAAAATGCAGCGCGAAGATCAGGTGTTATTTGTGGTGCGCAGTGTCCAGGTCGATTATTTAAAACCGGCCCGCCTGGATGATCTGCTGGCAGTCAGCGCCACCGTGATCGACTATAAAAAGACCAGTTTTACCTTTGCCCAGGCCATTACCAAACCGGCCGAGCACTTGTGTCAGGCTACGGTGCGTATCGCCTGTATCGATGCCGCCACCTTGAAACCTAAACTTATTCCCACAGCTATTCTGGAACTTTTAAGCCGATGA
- the tolR gene encoding protein TolR, translated as MNVGGSHRKGGRKRRGPMSEINVVPYIDVTFVLLMIFMITAPLVQTGVDVDLPQADAAAVDLKDEPPVIVSIKKDGNFYIDIGDRQDEPVDQEELYSRVNTVMKANPRAQIYVRGDHQVEYGKIVTVMAALKAAGAPKVGLMTTPPPEK; from the coding sequence ATGAATGTAGGCGGCAGTCATCGAAAAGGCGGACGCAAGCGCCGTGGGCCAATGTCGGAAATCAATGTGGTTCCGTACATTGATGTCACCTTTGTATTATTAATGATTTTTATGATTACCGCACCGCTGGTGCAGACCGGTGTGGACGTGGATTTACCCCAGGCCGATGCCGCCGCAGTGGATTTGAAAGACGAGCCGCCGGTGATTGTGTCCATTAAAAAAGACGGTAATTTTTATATTGATATCGGCGACCGTCAGGATGAGCCGGTGGATCAGGAAGAGCTGTACAGCCGGGTGAACACCGTCATGAAAGCCAATCCGCGCGCCCAGATTTATGTGCGCGGCGATCATCAGGTTGAATACGGCAAGATTGTCACCGTGATGGCTGCCCTAAAAGCTGCCGGTGCGCCCAAAGTAGGTTTGATGACCACGCCACCGCCCGAGAAATAA
- a CDS encoding DUF4870 family protein, which translates to MNNIILGQLQADQIHTLKRLAATVYLCQILTFMLAGLPLLLGVAINFYKRNASKGTWLESHFNWQIKTTWIALAGFALAGISITTQFGLIVLLVTIVWMVYRIAVGWYALTDGKPITNFM; encoded by the coding sequence ATGAATAACATTATCCTCGGTCAGCTGCAGGCTGATCAAATTCACACATTAAAAAGATTGGCCGCCACAGTTTATTTGTGCCAAATTCTCACCTTCATGCTGGCCGGTTTACCCTTGCTGTTGGGCGTGGCCATTAATTTTTACAAACGCAATGCCAGCAAAGGCACCTGGCTGGAATCGCACTTTAACTGGCAGATCAAAACCACCTGGATAGCGCTGGCCGGCTTTGCACTGGCCGGGATCAGCATTACCACCCAATTCGGCCTGATAGTATTATTGGTGACTATCGTCTGGATGGTGTACCGGATTGCCGTGGGTTGGTATGCCTTGACCGACGGCAAGCCGATTACCAATTTCATGTAA
- the ruvB gene encoding Holliday junction branch migration DNA helicase RuvB, with translation MIESDRLISAQGNNDEERQDRAIRPKRLQDYVGQVELRQQMEIFIQAARSRSEALDHVLIFGPPGLGKTTLANIVAAEMNVNLRQTSGPVLDKAGDLAALLTNLQAHDVLFIDEIHRLSPMVEEVLYPAMEDYQIDIIIGEGPAARSIKLDLPPFTLIGATTRAGLLTSPLRDRFGIVQRLEFYSAEELASIVVRSARMLNIIMDSGGADEIARRSRGTPRIANRLLRRVRDFAEVKGDGKVTRQIAEQALVMLKIDDQGFDSLDRKLLLAMINHFQGGPVGLDTLAAVISEERGTVEDVLEPYLLQQGFLMRTPRGRMVTAKAYQYFGLQPPAAPPVIDDIFNI, from the coding sequence ATGATAGAAAGCGATCGTTTGATCAGCGCCCAGGGTAACAATGATGAAGAGCGTCAGGATAGAGCCATTCGTCCCAAACGCTTGCAGGATTATGTCGGTCAGGTGGAACTGCGCCAGCAGATGGAGATTTTTATTCAGGCTGCCCGCAGCCGTTCCGAGGCGCTGGATCATGTGCTGATCTTTGGCCCGCCCGGTTTAGGCAAAACCACGCTGGCCAATATCGTCGCTGCCGAAATGAACGTCAATCTGCGCCAAACCTCCGGGCCGGTGCTGGACAAAGCCGGTGATCTGGCCGCCCTGCTGACCAATTTGCAGGCCCATGATGTGTTGTTCATCGATGAAATCCATAGACTCAGCCCCATGGTGGAAGAGGTGCTGTATCCGGCTATGGAAGACTACCAAATTGATATTATAATAGGTGAAGGCCCGGCTGCCCGCTCCATCAAGCTGGATTTGCCGCCGTTTACCCTGATCGGCGCAACCACCCGCGCCGGTCTGCTGACTTCACCCTTGCGCGACCGGTTTGGCATCGTTCAGCGTCTGGAGTTTTATAGTGCCGAGGAACTGGCCAGTATCGTGGTGCGTTCGGCGCGCATGCTCAACATCATTATGGACAGCGGCGGTGCAGACGAAATTGCCCGGCGCTCACGCGGCACCCCCCGGATTGCCAACCGGTTGTTGCGGCGGGTGCGGGATTTTGCCGAAGTCAAAGGCGACGGCAAAGTCACCCGGCAGATAGCCGAACAGGCGCTGGTGATGTTAAAGATAGACGATCAGGGTTTTGACAGTCTGGACCGCAAGTTGCTGCTGGCCATGATCAATCATTTTCAGGGCGGGCCGGTAGGTCTGGATACCCTGGCGGCAGTGATCAGCGAAGAGCGCGGTACCGTGGAAGACGTGCTGGAGCCGTATTTGCTGCAACAGGGTTTTCTAATGCGTACGCCACGGGGTAGAATGGTAACAGCCAAGGCTTATCAATACTTTGGTTTGCAGCCGCCGGCAGCGCCACCGGTTATCGACGATATTTTTAATATATGA
- the ruvA gene encoding Holliday junction branch migration protein RuvA: MIGFLRGKLIQKTPPQLLLDVQGVGYEIEAPMTTFYDLPGLGEEVRLHTHLVIREDAHILFGFASETERQLFRTLIKVNGVGPKLALTILSGQSVDAFYRCVHDNDVKSLVRLPGVGQKTAERLIIEMRDRLPALEQSSAASPAGTNSVRAAIPASPRQEAIHALLALGYKPQDAQRMVQLIAVEDLSCEDIIRQALRGAIK, from the coding sequence ATGATCGGCTTTCTGCGCGGCAAATTGATCCAGAAAACCCCGCCGCAATTACTGCTGGATGTACAGGGCGTGGGTTATGAAATAGAAGCGCCGATGACCACCTTTTACGACCTGCCGGGTTTGGGCGAAGAAGTGCGTTTGCATACCCATCTGGTGATTCGCGAAGATGCCCATATTTTATTTGGCTTTGCCAGCGAAACCGAACGCCAGTTATTCCGTACCCTGATTAAAGTCAATGGCGTTGGCCCCAAACTGGCGCTGACTATTCTCTCCGGGCAAAGCGTGGATGCCTTTTATCGTTGTGTACATGATAACGATGTGAAAAGTCTGGTGCGCTTGCCGGGCGTGGGCCAAAAAACCGCCGAGCGCTTGATCATAGAAATGCGCGACCGTTTGCCGGCGCTGGAACAGAGTAGCGCGGCCAGCCCTGCCGGCACTAATAGTGTACGTGCGGCGATACCGGCCAGTCCCCGCCAGGAGGCCATCCACGCATTGCTTGCCTTGGGTTACAAACCTCAGGATGCCCAGCGCATGGTGCAGCTGATTGCCGTGGAGGACTTGAGTTGCGAGGATATCATCCGCCAGGCCTTGCGCGGAGCCATTAAATGA
- the tolQ gene encoding protein TolQ gives MNTDLSILHLVAEASVIVQVVMFILLSASVASWTFIFTKRRELKQAIDITDDFEAEFWSGLGLTELYKKMSNDRFDPEGIEKIFLAGYREFARMRQKGDVEPMVQVESAQRAMRIELARELDRLDETLPFLATVGSTSPYIGLFGTVWGIMNSFRALGEIKNATLANVAPGISEALIATAIGLFAAIPAVIAYNRFSTRLDRLAGRYELFIDEFVVLLQRQAHSK, from the coding sequence ATGAATACCGATTTATCCATACTCCATCTGGTTGCAGAAGCCAGCGTCATTGTTCAGGTTGTCATGTTTATCCTGCTGTCTGCTTCGGTAGCCTCCTGGACGTTTATTTTTACCAAACGCCGCGAGTTGAAACAGGCCATTGATATTACCGACGATTTTGAAGCGGAATTCTGGTCAGGCCTGGGTTTGACCGAGTTATACAAAAAAATGTCCAATGACCGCTTCGATCCGGAAGGCATCGAAAAAATCTTTCTGGCCGGTTACCGGGAGTTTGCCCGGATGCGCCAGAAAGGCGATGTCGAGCCTATGGTGCAGGTGGAAAGTGCTCAACGCGCCATGCGCATCGAACTGGCCAGGGAACTGGACAGACTGGACGAGACTTTACCGTTTCTGGCTACCGTGGGTTCCACCAGTCCGTATATCGGTTTGTTTGGTACGGTATGGGGGATTATGAACTCGTTTCGAGCGTTAGGTGAAATCAAAAATGCCACCTTGGCCAATGTGGCGCCGGGTATTTCCGAGGCCTTGATTGCCACTGCTATCGGCCTGTTTGCGGCGATACCGGCGGTAATCGCCTATAACCGTTTTTCCACGCGCCTGGACAGACTGGCGGGACGTTATGAATTATTCATAGACGAATTTGTGGTGTTATTGCAAAGACAGGCGCACAGCAAATGA
- the ruvC gene encoding crossover junction endodeoxyribonuclease RuvC yields MSRILGIDPGSRLTGYGVVETTATGVRYIASGCIRVQATDFPTRLKQIFDGVTEVIALYQPRQMAIEQVFMHKNADSALKLGQARGAAICAGVNQDLAVFEYAARQVKQTLVGKGSAEKQQVQHMVKILLSIQGDMQIDASDALALSLCHCRYLEIARLYPQVAS; encoded by the coding sequence TTGAGCAGAATTTTAGGTATAGACCCAGGTTCACGACTCACCGGCTATGGTGTGGTGGAAACCACCGCCACCGGGGTGCGTTATATCGCCAGCGGCTGCATCAGAGTGCAGGCCACTGATTTTCCCACCCGTTTGAAGCAGATTTTTGACGGCGTTACCGAGGTGATAGCCTTATACCAGCCCCGGCAAATGGCCATAGAACAGGTGTTTATGCACAAAAACGCCGATTCTGCGCTAAAACTGGGCCAGGCCAGGGGCGCGGCAATTTGCGCCGGAGTGAATCAGGATCTGGCGGTTTTTGAATATGCGGCGCGGCAGGTCAAACAGACCCTGGTGGGCAAAGGCAGTGCCGAAAAACAGCAGGTGCAGCACATGGTAAAAATATTATTAAGCATACAGGGCGATATGCAGATCGATGCCAGTGACGCGCTGGCCTTGAGTTTGTGCCATTGCCGCTATCTGGAAATTGCCCGGCTTTACCCGCAGGTGGCTTCATGA
- a CDS encoding YebC/PmpR family DNA-binding transcriptional regulator produces MAGHSKWANIKHRKGAQDAKRGKIFTKLIREISVAAKGSGGGDPTNNPSLRTAIDKALAANMRRDTVDNTIKKAIGALDGVNYEEVRYEGYGPGGTAVMVDCLTDNRNRSVADVRHAFAKAGGNLGTDGSVAYLFRKIGIISFETGLDEDALLEAAMEAGADDVQTNDDGSIDVLTSPDDFQAVKDALLAAGYQPETAEVTMHADTKTALDAEAAEKMLKLLDRLEDLDDVQNVYSNADISDEIMAAMDEA; encoded by the coding sequence ATGGCAGGGCATAGCAAGTGGGCTAATATCAAGCATCGCAAAGGCGCACAAGACGCTAAACGCGGCAAGATTTTTACCAAATTGATTCGTGAAATCAGTGTGGCGGCCAAAGGCTCGGGCGGTGGTGATCCGACCAATAATCCCAGCCTGCGCACCGCAATTGATAAAGCGCTGGCTGCCAATATGCGCCGTGATACCGTGGACAACACCATTAAAAAAGCCATCGGGGCGCTGGACGGGGTTAATTACGAAGAAGTGCGCTACGAAGGTTATGGGCCGGGCGGTACCGCAGTGATGGTGGATTGCCTGACCGATAACCGCAATCGCAGCGTGGCCGATGTGCGTCACGCCTTTGCCAAGGCCGGCGGCAATCTGGGTACAGATGGCTCGGTGGCTTATCTGTTTCGCAAAATCGGCATCATCAGCTTCGAAACCGGTCTGGATGAAGATGCCTTGCTGGAAGCGGCGATGGAAGCCGGGGCGGATGATGTACAGACTAATGACGACGGCAGCATTGATGTGTTGACCAGTCCGGACGATTTTCAGGCGGTGAAAGACGCCTTGCTGGCTGCCGGCTATCAGCCGGAAACTGCCGAGGTGACCATGCACGCCGACACCAAAACCGCGTTGGATGCCGAAGCGGCCGAAAAAATGCTGAAACTGCTCGACCGTCTGGAAGACCTGGACGATGTGCAAAACGTTTATTCCAATGCCGATATCAGCGATGAGATCATGGCGGCAATGGACGAGGCCTGA
- a CDS encoding REP-associated tyrosine transposase, which yields MVNYRRHFTPGGSYFFTVALHNRHASHLIDSIDLLRTAFRKTQTQKPFRIDAIVVLPEHLHCIWTLPDQDSDYPARWQLIKSVFSHELEKSGVPVIRRNDGSYLIWQRRYWEHTIRNDSDMQRHIDYIHFNPVKHGLVKQAEDWPYSSLHRYIRMGWLPENWAGVQLDDLDCGE from the coding sequence ATGGTGAATTACCGGCGTCACTTTACCCCTGGCGGAAGCTATTTTTTCACCGTGGCCTTGCATAATCGCCACGCCAGCCATCTCATTGATAGCATTGATTTATTACGCACGGCATTTCGGAAAACCCAAACCCAAAAACCTTTCCGGATTGATGCAATAGTGGTATTGCCGGAACATTTACATTGTATTTGGACTTTACCAGACCAGGACAGCGATTATCCGGCCCGATGGCAGCTCATCAAATCGGTTTTTAGCCACGAGCTGGAAAAATCCGGGGTACCGGTTATCAGGCGCAACGACGGCAGTTACTTGATCTGGCAGCGCCGTTATTGGGAACATACCATCCGTAACGATAGCGATATGCAGCGCCATATCGACTATATTCACTTTAATCCGGTCAAACACGGCTTGGTAAAACAGGCGGAAGACTGGCCGTATTCTTCATTACATCGTTATATTCGGATGGGTTGGTTGCCGGAAAATTGGGCGGGTGTTCAGCTTGATGATCTGGATTGCGGTGAGTAG
- a CDS encoding vanadium-dependent haloperoxidase produces the protein MKKLKLQSPSSLTAIAVAVASVLFAGQAAADAVTDWNLNAIKATKGVDPAQGTGGTASIALNSNVATRIEAISSRAVFDAVNAINHFSANTYYYSGSFSSGVSANSASAAAAQAAHDVLLGTLPTTSAWTNTRAWLDSQLSTYLTTLGVSAGDAGISAGQQAAAAALAARGADFSAIRTTYTPSTNLYVNASNALAVNATGNPGVGLWRPSNGGAGVVDPNTGAPSGFDGTGAIVPAAAIDFNWKNVTPFTVSSEEKQELVALVPPSLVIGSTEYTQELAFVQSHGQNFANPGSRTSDQLLQALYYKQDAELTVNELARLGSAARGFTLNQNAKLFAAVDSVIADARIAAFQSKYDLLFWRPVTSLNADSTGAATTYNWKPLGTTPSHPSSTSGHSTTVSSGLEVLRAFFQSDYILPSKAAVTLSTLPWLVGTNNGTGQLAAPISGQDGTSRSVTTLTQAQLENGRSRIYLGVHYGIDDFQGQTLGLSFADHVLSAQADPAIRGTNIYRGNSSVVSIGNLYSTFVTNSAVSGFYGLSGFVR, from the coding sequence ATGAAAAAACTGAAGTTACAATCTCCATCATCACTGACTGCTATCGCTGTAGCAGTGGCTTCTGTACTGTTTGCCGGTCAGGCTGCTGCTGATGCAGTAACCGACTGGAATTTAAACGCTATTAAAGCCACCAAAGGTGTTGATCCTGCTCAAGGAACCGGTGGCACCGCCTCAATTGCGCTGAATTCCAACGTAGCCACTCGGATTGAAGCGATTAGCTCCCGTGCTGTTTTCGATGCGGTTAACGCCATTAACCATTTCAGCGCCAACACCTATTACTATTCCGGCAGCTTCAGCAGCGGTGTTAGTGCAAATTCAGCTTCAGCTGCCGCTGCACAGGCCGCTCATGACGTATTGCTGGGTACTTTACCCACTACCTCAGCCTGGACCAATACCCGCGCCTGGCTGGATAGCCAGTTGAGCACTTATTTGACCACGCTGGGCGTCAGCGCCGGTGATGCCGGTATTTCTGCCGGTCAGCAAGCTGCAGCAGCAGCCCTGGCAGCACGTGGCGCAGACTTTTCTGCCATCAGAACCACTTATACCCCATCCACCAATCTGTATGTTAATGCCAGCAATGCACTGGCTGTTAATGCCACCGGCAACCCAGGTGTAGGTTTGTGGCGGCCTAGCAACGGTGGAGCCGGTGTGGTTGACCCTAATACCGGCGCGCCAAGCGGTTTTGATGGTACCGGCGCTATCGTGCCTGCTGCCGCGATTGACTTTAACTGGAAAAACGTTACCCCATTTACTGTTTCCAGCGAAGAAAAACAGGAACTGGTTGCTCTGGTACCGCCTTCATTAGTGATCGGCAGTACTGAATACACTCAGGAACTGGCATTTGTACAAAGCCACGGCCAAAATTTTGCCAACCCAGGCAGCCGCACCTCTGATCAATTGCTGCAAGCCCTGTATTACAAACAAGATGCCGAGCTGACCGTCAACGAACTGGCCAGACTGGGTTCAGCCGCACGCGGTTTTACCTTAAACCAGAATGCCAAATTGTTTGCTGCAGTGGATAGCGTGATTGCTGATGCCCGTATCGCCGCCTTCCAATCCAAATATGATTTGCTGTTCTGGCGTCCGGTTACTTCTCTGAATGCCGACTCTACCGGCGCAGCCACCACTTATAACTGGAAACCGCTGGGCACTACTCCATCGCATCCTTCCAGCACCAGCGGCCACAGCACCACTGTTTCATCCGGTTTGGAAGTGTTGAGAGCGTTCTTCCAGTCTGATTACATCCTGCCCAGCAAAGCGGCTGTAACCCTAAGCACTTTGCCTTGGCTGGTGGGTACCAACAACGGTACCGGCCAACTGGCAGCACCGATCAGCGGTCAGGATGGTACTTCACGCAGTGTCACCACTTTAACCCAGGCGCAACTGGAAAATGGTCGCAGCCGGATTTATCTGGGCGTGCATTACGGCATCGACGACTTCCAAGGCCAAACCCTGGGCTTGTCCTTTGCTGACCACGTGTTAAGTGCACAAGCTGATCCAGCTATCAGAGGTACCAATATTTATCGCGGCAATAGCAGCGTAGTGTCGATAGGCAATCTGTACAGCACTTTTGTGACTAATTCCGCAGTGTCCGGCTTCTATGGTCTATCCGGCTTCGTTCGCTAA